Below is a window of Penaeus vannamei isolate JL-2024 chromosome 34, ASM4276789v1, whole genome shotgun sequence DNA.
tgtcttttttcttgtatttttttgttttcctgctTTCCTACTTAGGTTTGTGGCAGTGATTGATTATCGGTTTATGGATAGTGGTAAAAAAGTGTAAGAAACTTATTTTCTTTTGATTCGGTATAAGAATTTGATAATTtggattttattgtgatttgttgtttattgttgcaaCCATTATGAAGCTACGACATGGATGATATTGATAGAAGTAAGACACCCTCTGTGCAACACATACTTTCGTAATTGTTGACATGCAGTAGAAGTTgcagattagatatagatattgcaCATAATACAGGTTTAATTGTTGTACCATAAATGCATCATATACACACCCTAGACTTGCATTCAAATCCTCTGCAGAATAAGCGAATATTAGCCAGCTGTCGACTGCCCGGCGCTCTGTCCCTTAAAACGCCTTCTTGCCCCGAGAAATTGAAGGCTAACCGCCCTTCCCTTCCGCAAGGTCAGCGGCAAACTCGCTCTGGCGGCGGCGGTGCTGGGGGCGCTGCAGCTCAGCCTCTGCCTCGCGGCGCCCGGCCCCTGGGGCTCTGTGGGCGCCGTAGCCGTCGCTTCGGCCGGGGGTCCCGGGGGAGCCGTGGCCGCCGTAGCAGGCCCTTCGGGTAGAACCAGGGGCTTCGTGGCAGGCCCTCCGGGTAGAACCAGGGGGGGCTTCGTGGCAGACTCTTCGGGTAGGACCAGGGGCTTCGTAGCAGGCTCTTCGGATGGACACGTAGGCGTGTCATTGGTTGCTTACGACGACGATGGCTTCGGCGATGACGACGTCAAAGGCCACTTCGTTGTCTCGGAAAACGGCAGAGTGTGGTCAGGGGTTCTGTGAATACCTGTGGCGACCTCGAGTGTGGTGATCGTCGCCCCCGCAGACCTCCCGACGGTGTGGGGCTCGGCGGCAGGTCTTCCCCCCGCAGGACACCGGCGATGGCGACTCTGTTCTGTGTGTAACTCTtgtctttcctccatcttcacaaataaataaaaatgtaacagAATCTACTCCATATttgaaaacaataattattaaaccagaagagaaaagaaaaggaatgcccGGGATCGCTGTCCCAAGAGAGCATAAACAGCGCCGCATAAGCAAGGTGGTTACTGTGCGCAAAGGTCTCGGCAGCGACCAAGTAATGAgaccacgattattattattattattattatttttcaatgtgtgatttttttttcatctttttatacaGGTTCCTGTACTTGTTTaaacataaatattacatatgtatCTTAACAATTATACAGGTATTAACATTCACAATGttgtaaatatacaaacacacacaaacacacacacacacacacacacacacacacacacacacacacacacacacacacacacacacacacacacacacacacacacacacacacacacacacatgcacatatatatacatacacgcacacacacacacatatgtatatatatatatatatatatatatatatatatatatatgtatatatatatatatatatatatatatatatatatatatatatgtatatatatatgcatgcaaatatacatacatatatacatatacatacatacttacacacacatacacacacaaatgtatatatctatatatatgtatgtatgtgtatgcatgtaaaaaaaaaaaatatatatatatatatatatatatatatataaatatgtatatatatatatatatatatatatatatatatatatgtgtgtgtgtgtgtttgtgcacacacacgcacacacacacacacacacacacacacacacacacacacacacacacacacacacacacacacacacacacacacacacacacacacacacacacacacacacacattcacacacacacacacatatacacatattcatatgtacatacatttgagtatatgtacatgcatatatgtgtgtatgttagtatgatatgatatgataatggaaatgatgataagaataatcatagcgaaatgataatagcaacagctgcaacagcaataatacagacaacaacagtaataaaaatgataataatagtaatataacagaaataatgatagatagtagtaatgatgaaaataacagtgataaaattatgatgatgataatgatatctttattgattataataataatgataacaataatgatgatgatgaaaacaacaataacagcaataacaataaaagaataaaaacaatgaaagtaataatgctgataactataacaatcatataatatataatataacaataatataaaaatcatataatgaGAGCAATGATGAATACAACTTACCTTAGAAGCAACAGGAAGTAAATGCATTGTCggtgttttgtctttgtgtgtgtgtgtgtgtgtgtgtgtgtgtgtgtgtgtgtgtgtgtgtgtgtgtgtgtgtgtgtgtgtgtgtgtgtgtgtgtgtgtgtgtaataatgtgagagagagagagagagagagagagagagagagagagagagagagagagagagagagagagagagagagagagagagagagagagagagtgagtgagaggggagagagagagagaggagagagagagagagaaggagagagagagagaaagagaaagagaaagagagagagagagagagagagagagagagagagagagagagagagagagaacgaaatctttttattttccttttatgtgAATTATTTAGCGATATGAAAGGGTACTAGACCACCAAATTGGTACTGGTGAGCAGGAGTCATACTACTATTATGGTTTAACTATTGTTAAGAGTTTACAGACAGTTTAAAtctgaatagaagagaaagatggatagatagggagagagagaaagagatagatagatagacagataactagagagagagagacagagagagagagagagagagagagagagagagagagagagagagagagagagagagagagagagagagagaagagagggagagagaaaaataaacacgatCCAAGACAACTGGCTTTGAAGGACCTGTGCTCAGAAGCAGGTGTTCTAGTTTGGTTATTAATAGAACGCATGGAGaccacgtgagagagagagagagagagagagagagagagagagagagagagagagagagagagagagagagagagagagagagagagagagagagaaagagagaggagagagagaaaaataaacacgatCCAAGACAACTGGCTTTGAAGGACCTGTGCTCAGAAGCAGGTGTTCTAGTTTGGTTATTAATAGAACGCATGGAGaccacgtgagagagagagagagagagagagagagagagagaggagagagagagagagagagagagagagagagagagagagagagagagagagagagaaagagagagagagtccgtgtATGTCTTTGTCCGTGTTTgagaatgtataagtatatgtgagcATGCGcgcttgtttgtgcatgtgtatgaatgcaAGTGTTTGAATAATCGCTTTATGGCTTTCTTCAGTGACCTTCGTGATGCAGAATGTGcacttatatgttttttttaaatcttttatatgGTGCCTATTTAACTGTTTTTGATAGTGTGCCTTacaaaatcttttttttcccttttgtgtgtATTTCAACGTTTTTAGGGCGATCGCTATTGgaataaagagtaaaaagaaatcaaatattCATGGTTAAAatctgaaaagaagagaaagatctatagatagattgagatagagagagagagagagagagagagagagagagagagagagagagagagagagagagagagagagagagagagagagagagagagagagagagagagagaaagggagagagggagagggagggaggagagcgagagagagagagagagagagagagagagagagagagagagagagagagagagagagagagagagagagagagagagagggagggagagggagagagagagagagagagagggagggggagagagagagagagagagagagagagagagagagagagagagagagagagagagagagagagagagagagagagagagagagagaaagagagagagaaagagagagaaagcaaaaatatattttgagagaaagaaagaaagagagaaagaacgagagatgaaagagagagagagagacagacagacagagagagacagagagagaaagaaagagaaagaaagaatattgtTTTCCTTCTGTATTTCTCCCTTTACTtcaacttttcttttcattctccttcttctagtATAATATATTCCGTATATGCATGCATTTTCGTTTATGCACGTATATGATACAGGTGTGTGCTTAAGCCTTTGATCGCGGGCGTCCAAGGCAGCGGGCGGGCTTGAACTGGTGGTCTTCCCAAATTTTTGCTTTAAGGCATTTCTACTTGTTCTTGTATGCAGTTGCCTTTTAGGAATTATTTTGCGGGTTTTGTTCCAAAGGAGATTTTGgactgttaatatcattttttttttttgggggggttagacagagagagagagagagagagagagagagagagagagagagaggagagagagagagagagagagagagagagagagagagagagagagagagagagagagagagagagagagagagagagagagagagagagagagagagagagagagagagagagagagtaaggtgagtgattgagtgagtgagagaaaagagagagaaagagagagagagagagagagagagagagagagagagagagagagagagagagagagagagagagagagagagagagagagagagagagagagagagcaaaagagagagagcaagagagagagagagagagagagagagagagagagagagagagagagagagagagagagagagagagagagagagagagagagagagagagagagagagggcgagagagagcgagacagagacatagagacatagagagatattgatagagagatggattgatagagggatggattgatagatagatagatagagatacatagagatagatagagatagagatggagggagagggagagagaataaggaggggaagaggtaaaagggaagggaggaggatggtagtaagggacagaggaaggggaacagTAGGAAAGATATGGTGCTGGGAAGCAGGTAGGGGTACGaacaaagaggggaaagagggaagagggagaatgagaataacattggggaagagggaaaatgagagtaaaactggggaagagagagactatggaggagagggagagaaggagaacagaggaaacatatatatctgaggggtagaaagaggaagagaaataaagaagagagagaaatataggaataagatggatggagaaatagataaataaaggcggaagaatagggggggggggtcgcaggctaaagaggggagataaggaaggggaaggatgggggggatggggagaggagaagcaaggatggagaagaggaaaaggagagaaaggagagggaagcaagACATTTGGgtaaagatagggaaagagagagggagggggtgagacaaggtagtgggagagagaaagagagaattattgggaaggtgaggaagaaaagggatgaagaaaaatgaacaggaggagagataaagaggccatgaagagggaagaaagaaaaatggaagagaaaagatttACATGGTACAGGAGTGTTTGTGCGACAAGTTAGTATTTTCTCAATCTATGAACACGAGAGGGAATGAGccgcctccttctttctccctcaacacatttctctctctcattcttgttctttctctctctctcaaatagacTCACACACAATATAAGTTCTATGGAACTGTTGTATACTGTTGTATTTAGGTGCTATTAATCTGTGAATAAAGTATGTTTGATATTAGTTTAGAGTTCTCAAGAAAGAAATTCACAATACATGCCTCACATCCAAACAAGTTATTTGGGTGaaattataataaatgtatacaaacTCATTCATATTTTAATGTGATCAAAGTACACTTTACAAAAATATTTAGTTGTAATCATTTATAGAAATTCTTCCAACATATCACGCAAAAAATATGTACAGAGCTCATCATtcgctaatgttattatcataatttttttcttttcttttctttttcttattctttttactgCCTGGGTTTGAGACACTTGTCCCAGTCAGGGTAGAACCTCTCTTTCATGCGTTGACAGTAATCATAAAGGTTCTTGAAGTCAGCTGAAATGTTCAAAATGAAACAGGTCAGTTACATGTTTTGGTTTTGGAGAATACTTTGTAATAGCAAATGGTTCATCTTACAATTTATGTTTCAATTTTTGCCTTATGTGTCTTTACAAGTTCTTTAGGTGAATGTTTAGtttcctatttttcatttttgtatcaaGTTGAATTTTCACTATTCAAGGAGAGAAATTTTCATtattcaaggagagagagagagagagagagaaaaaaaaaagtttactacaataaaaaagagaaaactataTAAATCTGACTTACTTTCCAGCATCTTTAGGTAAGAAGAGTTCTGGGAGCACCACATAATCTGTGCTAACATTCCGAAGGCTGAGCAGTCCACCTCTGTTGGTTTGTCTCCCATCAAGAAAGGCTTTTGTCCTGTGAaagtgaaaaaatggaaaatgcagAAACTAGAAAGACACGGGTATGCTGCAGCATATTTAGTATTCACTGTCAAAGTAtctcttattttgttattattttttttaaagagatacCAGCAGTGGATTTACAGGATAATCtgtattttaaaaaatatctaggagtaaagaaaaataactggACTATTATTGGCTATCAAAAAAAGACAGCATGGCATTGTCTCTTAGGGAGTTATTCACACAGGCATTAGGATACTGGACCTATACATGTTAATATGATAAACAGTATGAGGAGGTTTTACAAACATTATGACATTGGATCTACATAAGTTATCACAATAAACATTGTAACACTAGGTCCTCAGGAGTTATTAGGACAAATATTATAACACAAAATGTACATGGCTACTGAAAGTAATATGAACTTTATCCTTTGGAAGTTATAAATAGATGATGCACCAATTATCAATAAGAACAGTAAGACAGTGGGCCTTCATGAATTATATAGGCAAacattgttataactgttataataatCAACAGTGTGATGCAGGACCTTTCCCAGTAAAAAAATGCGATAGAACACTAAACCTGGATCGTGGATCAGGAGTTTATGCCAACCTACCAAGCCAAGTTGAAAGAGATTGTAGACACTTTCTACCCATTCCCTCTACTTCCTCGAAGCTATGACGTCCAATACCCTGAAGACGGGTTGCTTCAGTGACTTTCTTGACGAACATGGAAATCAAAAAGTGACTACCCATTGGAAGGTACATGTTGTTGGTCAATGGACGACCACGCTCTTGAACATAACGCCATACAATAAGACACCTGAAAAGAGTTCACAGCAAATAAATTTCAACACTGACTCTCACCAAGGGACATATAAGACAGGTAGCACCACTTGCATTTAGCATAATAAACCCAAAAACAGAGTATTCTAGCTAATATTTATGGTATGGAACacttcattactattaataaaataatggaaATCTTATTTTacttccaataataataacattgggtaaataacacaaacaattGTGCATCTAGCTATTTCTGATATCTCACAGTCCACCCTCATTAGCTAAACACAATGACATATCTAGCTCCACCCACCTTTCACTCCCATAAATTTATGAGAAATCTTATGGAAAgtgtttctttattatatttctttccatttggttcagtaataataattataaaacaaataaataaagaaacagaaaaaaacaatgcagAAATAACTAACGTTTGCAATAAATGAAGACAGAAGTGAGATTTAGTTCAGCAGTTGACAATTACAATTTTCAATGAGACTGAATGGTGTTTCCTGTTTTCATGTATCTTAACTTACACTATACATTAATTACTCTTAACAACAATTTTCAGCAAGGACCACTTGCATGTTTTAGCTCCTAAATCACAAATTTGAACATTTCATATACAACATTGCAGATAAATCAACACAGAGTaaatatggaaaaagagagagagagagattggagaaagaagagagagagagagagagagagagagagagagagagagagagagagagagagagagagagagagagagagagagagagagagagagagagagagagagagagagagatttaggagaaagaaaaaatggagagggagagggagagggagagagggagagggagagggagagggagagggagagggagagggagaggaagagagagagagagagatttgggagaaagaaaaaaatggagagggagagggaaagagagagagagattttgaagaaagaaaaaatggagagagagagagagagagagagagagagagagagagagagagagagagagagagagagagagagagagagagagagagagagagagagagagagagaaagagagagagaaagagagagagaaagagagaaagagagaaagagaaagagagagaaagagctagaaagagagagctagaaagagagagagagagagagagagagagagagagagagagagagagagagagagagagagagagagagagagagagagagagagagagagagagagagagagagagagagagagagagagagagagagagagagagagagagagagagaaaaaacacacacacacacacacacacacacacacacacacacacacacacacacacacacacacacacacacacacacacacatatacacacacgcacacacacacacgagagaaaaaaaacaacaaagcatACCACAGAAAATATTCATCAATCATTATCTGCAACGAGTGGGCCACAACTTTCTCCTGGGCTGTCAGGTCGGAGCTCAAATCTTTGTTATACTTTGGGCCCAAATGCTCAATTATCAGCTGGGAGTCTGCCATATCTTCGCCATTCAGAGTTATCCACGGAGATTTTCCCTTGGCACCCATGGGCTCCTCGTGGTCAATCtggaaatatttttgttttcagtGGGTATAAAATCTGgatgtaattttattttattacttatcaGACTGGACCTAAAAGCCTAATCAGTTTGAATTATTCCACCAGATGTTCCCATGGCACGGATTAATCTGGGAATATTCTCACAGGAAGGGTATTAGACCTGGATATTGATATCTATCAAAATGAATCTAATAATAGGATAAGTTTATATTTATCAAAGGAGATTTTGGTACATTGTGGTAAATCTGGGAATATTCACACGCCCAAGGGTATTAAATCTGGTCCTAAATTGGTTTGGATATTCATCAGACTGGACCTAATGACGTGATCAGTTTGAATTCATCCAGGGAGAGTTTCCCTCGTGGCCAATCTGGAAATATTCCCATGCACAGGAAATGAAATCTGGACGACAAGTAGTCTGGATATATATCAGACTGGATCTAGTAATATAATTTGAATACATTTATGTGATTTATGTTATTGTATTCAATCTAAAACAACATATTTTACAGTAAAATGCAAAGACACTGTCTGAAAAGCTGTGCAAATAATCCATGAGTAAATATGAACATTATCAGGCTGTAAATATTAAGATAACTAACacagaaaataagtaaaattaaCATAAGCAATGCAACATCCCCCCGCAAAAATATATAATCCGTTTAAGAGTATACAGTTCCTAACTCCATCCACACTGCTGCCTACATGATAATACTAAGAAATAACcccatttccaaaaaaaaaaaacaaaagcaaaaaacaaaacaaatccaatCTTCAATTTCATTCTTTACCTGGTAAGGAATATCCACCATCCTGAGGTATGTCTCTAGTTTAATTACAAAAGGTGAAAGACTTGGGCAGGTGTATCCACGATCAAATATGTGGAGAACAACGACATCTTTGCCTGCTTCATTCCATTTCCTCctgagaaagaaatcaagaatgaAAATGTGAAGCTTAAATACAATACATTATGCTTTAAATATGCAAAAGCAATTGGAAAATAGTCTAAATCTAATAGGAATGTTCAATGAATGTAAATTGTTATTGAAGCATTGGTGTTTCTTTTCCTACAAATAATTTCCtttcaacactcacacacacacacacacacacacacacacatatatatatatatatatatatatatatatatatatatatatatatatatatatatatatacatatatatgaataaatgaataaatgaataaataaataaatatacatacatacatacatacatacatacatacatacatatacatacatacatacatacatacatacatacatacatacatatatatatatatatatatatatatatatatgtacatatatctatatgtgtacatatatatgcatgcaagcacacgcacaaacacaaacacaaacacaaacacaaacacacacaatcacaagcacaaacaaaaacacaaacacacacacatgcacacgcacacacacacacacacacacgcacacacacacacacacacatacacatacataatatatatatatatatatatatatatatatatatatgtatatatatgtatatatatatatatatatatatatatatatatatatatatatatatatatataggcctatattcgAAAGAGTAAACAGTAAACTGAATAGATACCTTTAACTCTCTCCTTCATGTAAAACCCATATTTTATGCAAAGTAACAATTCCAACGACTTTTCCCACTCTGCCTCACAGCCCCATAACT
It encodes the following:
- the LOC138859188 gene encoding uncharacterized protein, whose amino-acid sequence is MRRKYKRPENRVLFTSSYQVLSVFWSSQEVKMVSGKLALAAAVLGALQLSLCLAAPGPWGSVGAVAVASAGGPGGAVAAVAGPSGRTRGFVAGPPGRTRGGFVADSSGRTRGFVAGSSDGHVGVSLVAYDDDGFGDDDVKGHFVVSENGRVWSGVL
- the LOC113808479 gene encoding failed axon connections, whose product is MALFAPGGWAPVQVAGKALRWLWRKNKPITIAVVAVVGVVKIRQHMKKQERRRKWNEAGKDVVVLHIFDRGYTCPSLSPFVIKLETYLRMVDIPYQIDHEEPMGAKGKSPWITLNGEDMADSQLIIEHLGPKYNKDLSSDLTAQEKVVAHSLQIMIDEYFLWCLIVWRYVQERGRPLTNNMYLPMGSHFLISMFVKKVTEATRLQGIGRHSFEEVEGMGRKCLQSLSTWLGQKPFLMGDKPTEVDCSAFGMLAQIMWCSQNSSYLKMLETDFKNLYDYCQRMKERFYPDWDKCLKPRQ